From the genome of Fibrobacter sp. UWB5:
CCTACCCAGAATCTAGGGTAGCCATTGAACTCGGCGGTCAGGACGCCAAGGTCGTCTTCTTCGAAAAAGACAAGACTACCGGCAAGCTCATTGCCTCTGACATGCGTATGAACGGCGTGTGCGCCGGCGGTACCGGTGCATTCATTGACCAGGTGGCCGAACTTCTGCGCATCAAGACCGAAGCCTTCGAAGGCTTTGCCAAGCGTGGCCAGAAGGTCTACGAAATTTCGGGCCGTTGCGGCGTGTTCGCCAAGACCGACATCCAGCCGATGCTGAACAACGGTATCGCCAAGGAAGACATCGCCCTTTCCAGCTTCCATGCCATTGCCAAGCAGACCATCGGTGGCCTTGCCCAGGGTATGGAAATCAAGCCGCCCGTGATTTTCGAAGGTGGCCCGCTCACGTTTAACCCGACCCTCGTTCGCGCCTTCAAGGAACGCCTTGGAATTTCTGACGAACAGGCCATTGTGCCGGAACACTCCGAAGTGCTCGTGGCCATGGGTGCCGCCCTCTCCTTGGGCTCCATGTTTGCCGACCAGGAATGCTACTACCGCAAGGACGGTTCCCTGGACGCACTCATCCACTTTAACGAAACCCGCCAGGCCGAAAACAAGGCCAAAGCCGCTGCCGACTTGTTCTTCAAGAACGACGCTGAATACCAGATGTTCCTCGAAGAGCACAAGATGGCCGGAAACCACTACCCGCAGCCCGTTTCGGGCTCCACACTCAACGTGTACCTGGGTATCGACGCGGGCTCTACCACCACCAAGTTCGTGCTCATGGACGAAAACGAAAACGTGGTGGACGGATTCTACGCAAGCAACAACGGCGAACCGCTCGCCGTGCTCAAGAACGCCCTCAACGAACTTTCGGACCGCTACGAAGAATACGGCTGCAAGCTCAACATCTTAGGCGTAGGTACAACCGGCTACGGCGAACAGCTGTTTGCAAAGGCCGTGCATGCCGACTTCCACACGGTGGAAACGGTCGCTCACGCCAACGCCGCCCAGAAGATTTGCCCCGACGTAAGTTTCATCCTCGACATCGGCGGGCAGGACATGAAGGCCATCTCCGTGCAAGACGGCGTGGTCACGGGTATCATTCTGAACGAAGCCTGCTCCTCGGGTTGCGGATCCTTTATCGAAACCTATGCCCGCAGCCTCGGCATCCCGATGGAAAAGATTGCTGAACTCGCCTTCAACGCAAAGAGCCCCTCTCAGTTGGGGTCGCGTTGCACGGTGTTCATGAACAGCTCCATCATTACGGAACAGCGCGACGGCAAGCAGCCCGAAGACATTATCGCGGGTATCTGCCGCTCCATTATCAACAACGTGTTTACGAAGGTGATTCGTATCCGCAACCTCAACACCCTCGGCAAGAAGGTCGTGGTGCAGGGCGGTACGTTCAAGAACAACGCCGTTCTCCGCGCCTTCGAACAGTACACTGGCCTCAAGCCCATCCGTCCGGAACGTCCGGGTGAAATGGGCGCTATCGGTATTGCCCTCCTTACCAAGAAGTTCATGGAAGAAAAACGCAAGACCGAACCGGAACTCAAGACCAAGTTCATCGGCCTTGATGCCATGAAGACCTTCAGCTGGCACAACCAGCCGGGTCAGCTCTGCCAGTACTGCACCAACCATTGCTCCCGCACCATCGTAACCTTTAGCGATGGCCAGAGCTTCGTGACCGGCAACCGTTGCGAACGCGGCGAAGTTACCGCCGACCCGAACGATCCGAAGACCAAGGCACTCATCGCCGAAATCAACAAGAAGATGCAGTCCGTGCCCGACATGATCAAGCGCACGAACCAGCTCCTGGTCAAGGACTACGCTCCGGCAAAGCTCGTCGAAAATAACGGCAAGACCATCGGTATTCCGCGCGTGCTCGAATTCTGGGCATCGCTCCCGTTCTGGAAGGCCTTCTTTACGAGCCTCGGCTACACCGTCGTGATTAGCCGCCAGAGCGACTACAAGATGTTTGAAGCCGGCCTTCACAGCGTGCCCTCTGACACGGTGTGCTTCCCGGCAAAGCTTGTGCATGGCCACGTGCTCAGCCTCATTGAAAAGAAAGTCGACCGCATCTTCTTCCCGATGATGGTTGCAGTCCCCAGTGACCACACCAAGTTCACGGCAACGTCCGTTTGCCCGGTGGTGCAAGCCTACCCCAACGTTTGTAAGAACACCGACGAGCCCGAAAAGAATTACAATGTCCCGATGGACCAGCCGATTTTCCACTGGTTCAACGCCAAGCTCCGTCGCAGCCAGACTATTGACTGGTTCCACGAAAACTGGAAGCTCGACAAGAAGCTTTTGGACAAGGCTGTTACCGAAGGCGAAAAGGCACTCAACAACTACCGTACCACGCTTTTGGAAGAAGGCCAGAAGATCCTCGACGACGTACGCGCGAAGAACTCCTTTGCCGTGGTGATTGCAGGCCGCCCCTACCATGCGGACACGCTCATCAACCACAACATCGCAAGCCACTTTACCGCCATGGGCATTCCGGTGCTCACCACCGAATCGCTCCCCGGCGTGTACGACCAGGATGTGCCGAGCCACACCCGTATCGAAATCAAGAACACCTTCCACCTGCGCATGATTGGTGCCACCATGATTGCCGCGAAGGACCCCAACATCGAACTTGCTCAGATCGTAAGCTTCGGTTGCGGACACGACTCGATTTTGACCGACGAAATGATGCGCATGCTGCACCTTGATTCCAACAAGGAAATGCTCATGCTCAAGCTCGACGAAGGCGACGCCCGCGGCCCGGTTGGCATCCGCATCAAGAGCTTTATCGAAACGGTGAAGGCCCGTCGCGCAGCAAACCTGCCCGACAAGCCCGAAAGCCACGAACCGCTGTTCCACACGCCGTTCGTCGCCGAAGACAAGAAGCGCCGTCGCATTCTGACGCCGAACCTCTCCCCCGCCTTCTCTGTGCTCGCCAGCGAATACATGAAGCGCGAAGGATTCATCGCCGAATACCTGCCGGTCGCCGACAAGAAGGCTATCGAACTGGGCAAGAAGTACGTGCACAACGACATTTGCTTCCCCTGCCAGGTGAACATCGGCGAAGCGCTCCACTGGCTCGTCGACCACCCCGAAGTTCCGCAGAACCAAGTTTCCATGTGCCTTGCCAAGAACTGCGAAAACTGCCGCGCCGTGCAGTACGCTGTACTCGCCCGTAAGGCTTTGGACGAAGCGGGATTCAAGGATGTGACCATCATTACGACCGGTGTAGACTACAAGGGCATGCACCCGGGCTTCCAGCTGGGTCTCGACTTCCGTCTCCACATGCTGTGGGGCCTTGTCACCATGGACGCCATCGAAACCATGTACCGCGCCGTTCGCCCGTACGAAGTGAACGCCGGCGACACCCAAAAGGTTTACGACGAATGGATGCCGAAAGTGATTGGCGTTGCCGGCCACCTCTCCACCGTTCAGCTGGTGCGCCCCTCCAAGCTTATCGAAGTCTTTGAACAGTGCATCGAAGCATTCAACGGTATCGAAATCACCGAAGAACGCAAGAAGGGCATCCGCAAGCCGCGCGTTGCCGTGCTTGGCGAAATCTTGATGAACTACCACCCGAGTGCAAACGGATTTGTGGAAAACTACCTGATGAACAACGGCATGGAAGTCTACCTGCCG
Proteins encoded in this window:
- a CDS encoding acyl-CoA dehydratase activase encodes the protein MSNMKNDLWVGVDVGSTTVKIAVVDPETNKLLHYTYQRHNAMQAQKVFEVLREAHGLFPDKNFRVAFCGSGGQPFAEATHAFFVQEVVANALAVRATYPESRVAIELGGQDAKVVFFEKDKTTGKLIASDMRMNGVCAGGTGAFIDQVAELLRIKTEAFEGFAKRGQKVYEISGRCGVFAKTDIQPMLNNGIAKEDIALSSFHAIAKQTIGGLAQGMEIKPPVIFEGGPLTFNPTLVRAFKERLGISDEQAIVPEHSEVLVAMGAALSLGSMFADQECYYRKDGSLDALIHFNETRQAENKAKAAADLFFKNDAEYQMFLEEHKMAGNHYPQPVSGSTLNVYLGIDAGSTTTKFVLMDENENVVDGFYASNNGEPLAVLKNALNELSDRYEEYGCKLNILGVGTTGYGEQLFAKAVHADFHTVETVAHANAAQKICPDVSFILDIGGQDMKAISVQDGVVTGIILNEACSSGCGSFIETYARSLGIPMEKIAELAFNAKSPSQLGSRCTVFMNSSIITEQRDGKQPEDIIAGICRSIINNVFTKVIRIRNLNTLGKKVVVQGGTFKNNAVLRAFEQYTGLKPIRPERPGEMGAIGIALLTKKFMEEKRKTEPELKTKFIGLDAMKTFSWHNQPGQLCQYCTNHCSRTIVTFSDGQSFVTGNRCERGEVTADPNDPKTKALIAEINKKMQSVPDMIKRTNQLLVKDYAPAKLVENNGKTIGIPRVLEFWASLPFWKAFFTSLGYTVVISRQSDYKMFEAGLHSVPSDTVCFPAKLVHGHVLSLIEKKVDRIFFPMMVAVPSDHTKFTATSVCPVVQAYPNVCKNTDEPEKNYNVPMDQPIFHWFNAKLRRSQTIDWFHENWKLDKKLLDKAVTEGEKALNNYRTTLLEEGQKILDDVRAKNSFAVVIAGRPYHADTLINHNIASHFTAMGIPVLTTESLPGVYDQDVPSHTRIEIKNTFHLRMIGATMIAAKDPNIELAQIVSFGCGHDSILTDEMMRMLHLDSNKEMLMLKLDEGDARGPVGIRIKSFIETVKARRAANLPDKPESHEPLFHTPFVAEDKKRRRILTPNLSPAFSVLASEYMKREGFIAEYLPVADKKAIELGKKYVHNDICFPCQVNIGEALHWLVDHPEVPQNQVSMCLAKNCENCRAVQYAVLARKALDEAGFKDVTIITTGVDYKGMHPGFQLGLDFRLHMLWGLVTMDAIETMYRAVRPYEVNAGDTQKVYDEWMPKVIGVAGHLSTVQLVRPSKLIEVFEQCIEAFNGIEITEERKKGIRKPRVAVLGEILMNYHPSANGFVENYLMNNGMEVYLPGMTDFFRVDEVVREEKLKRGFSANPVMDRLEGGVTSKVYTHAVETARKSMHKFKLYEHHADCVELKDYVSDIIDPTYNTGEGWMIPGEILYNSKHGINSYIILQPFACLANHISGRGLTKAVKERCPHIQVLSLDYDPDTSFANIENRLQMLIINARELEKANQA